Proteins from a genomic interval of Nocardioidaceae bacterium:
- a CDS encoding NYN domain-containing protein — MKRSTCSNRTTIGSPTPASPRRLDRPKVDVQRTQAAALPSYCRGRELHLVDVENLLGGAQVTEDAVRRLRVEFDQLVASPCSPDDVHQVVATSTWHTLAEAAFGWEVARPVFQEGPDGADLALLDAGGWRPEQRFSKVVIGSGDHIFAAYARRLRAAGVEVVVVSRPESLAYELRRAASSVVLASTRELETA; from the coding sequence ATGAAGCGCAGCACGTGCTCGAACCGCACCACCATCGGCTCTCCCACGCCTGCATCGCCGCGGCGGCTCGACCGCCCCAAGGTCGACGTGCAGCGCACGCAGGCAGCGGCGCTGCCGTCCTACTGCCGCGGCCGTGAGTTGCACTTGGTCGACGTAGAGAACCTGCTCGGGGGTGCGCAGGTCACCGAGGACGCGGTGCGCCGGTTGCGGGTGGAGTTCGACCAGCTGGTGGCGTCGCCGTGCTCACCGGACGACGTCCACCAGGTGGTGGCGACCTCGACCTGGCACACGCTCGCCGAGGCCGCGTTCGGCTGGGAGGTAGCGCGGCCGGTCTTCCAGGAGGGACCGGATGGTGCCGACCTCGCTCTGCTCGACGCCGGGGGCTGGCGACCGGAGCAGCGCTTCTCGAAGGTCGTGATCGGGTCCGGCGACCACATCTTCGCCGCGTACGCCCGCCGCCTCCGTGCTGCCGGCGTCGAGGTAGTCGTGGTGTCGCGGCCGGAGTCGTTGGCGTACGAGCTGCGTCGCGCCGCCAGTTCCGTCGTCCTTGCTTCTACGCGCGAACTGGAGACAGCATGA
- a CDS encoding WYL domain-containing protein, whose translation MPPPKYVQRFARLPRLLQLLTEHPDGLSLADLAQVAGGTPAEVREDLLAFYTADVGGSDLMGLSRPEVIEFLGVDGAEADPNAAEVVRVATDRPTDELGIELLDPAELALLYTAARDLQDLEPDDADLASAVEALAATVYGEPNRTQPHRVFDTALEPIRQGREGRKRVRIQYSRAWHPGLSERVIEPYRLQRTRRGWEVDAGPPDEDGALRTFLLGHVRDAELLEETFEEPSGLVRMLEEQRRTTTVRVSIAHAGRWTADRYAEHVTVVDDRQDHVVLDLDMLEPVGDRLGLMLLSTGEPFEVLSPHSLRDAAADLAGRLLERWEPRTT comes from the coding sequence ATGCCACCTCCGAAGTACGTGCAGCGGTTCGCACGACTCCCCCGCCTGCTGCAGCTGCTCACCGAACACCCGGACGGGCTTTCCCTCGCCGACCTCGCACAGGTGGCAGGTGGCACGCCTGCCGAGGTCCGGGAGGATCTCCTCGCCTTCTACACCGCCGACGTCGGCGGCTCGGACCTGATGGGTCTGAGTCGACCGGAGGTCATCGAGTTCCTGGGCGTCGACGGCGCCGAGGCCGACCCGAACGCCGCGGAGGTCGTACGCGTCGCCACCGACCGGCCCACCGACGAGCTGGGCATCGAGCTGCTCGACCCCGCGGAGCTCGCTCTGCTCTACACCGCCGCTCGGGACCTCCAGGACCTCGAGCCCGACGACGCCGATCTCGCCTCCGCGGTCGAGGCGTTGGCGGCCACCGTCTACGGAGAGCCGAACCGCACCCAGCCCCACCGCGTGTTCGACACCGCCCTGGAGCCGATCCGGCAGGGGCGGGAGGGCAGGAAGCGCGTACGCATCCAGTACTCGCGCGCCTGGCACCCCGGGCTGAGCGAACGCGTCATCGAGCCCTACCGCCTGCAACGCACCCGGCGCGGCTGGGAGGTGGACGCCGGCCCGCCTGACGAGGACGGCGCGCTGCGCACCTTCCTGCTCGGGCACGTACGCGACGCCGAGCTGCTGGAGGAGACCTTCGAGGAGCCCTCTGGGCTTGTGCGGATGCTCGAGGAGCAGCGGCGTACGACAACCGTGCGTGTCTCGATCGCCCATGCGGGGCGATGGACTGCCGATCGGTACGCCGAGCACGTCACGGTGGTCGACGACCGTCAGGACCACGTCGTGCTCGACCTGGACATGCTCGAACCCGTCGGCGACCGGCTCGGGCTCATGCTGTTGAGCACCGGCGAACCGTTCGAGGTCCTCTCACCGCACTCGCTGCGCGACGCCGCAGCAGATCTCGCCGGACGTCTTCTCGAGCGATGGGAGCCGCGTACGACCTGA
- a CDS encoding WYL domain-containing protein translates to MPGPGRDQRGPIERLVRIVAALHAAGEDSIDGDRLIRIAGFDGEGAADQLSREIRQLKKSGWQIDNVAPTGSAARYRLNSNDPRLRLSLSPDELRALRRAALLARRADLAEHLGLPHDPAANEGADGSNGADVALSGHDDRLTTVLTAVRSRARVAFRYNGTSRDVHPYALQRRNNDWYLEGREVDVERVKKFLVSRMSYPEVIDPGSAETPRTVQHVGLHPMTWLVDEPVDVVVRCRTDFRDDVTRLLNEPDNETTVGDEVRLHYRVTHRAALRTRLLELGPRVTGVEGFDNHLAQLRAVVSGSGR, encoded by the coding sequence GTGCCAGGTCCAGGTCGTGACCAACGAGGTCCCATCGAGCGTCTCGTACGCATCGTCGCCGCCCTGCACGCCGCCGGCGAGGACAGCATCGACGGTGACCGCCTCATCCGCATCGCCGGGTTCGACGGCGAGGGAGCCGCCGACCAGTTGTCCCGGGAGATCCGGCAGCTGAAGAAGTCGGGGTGGCAGATCGACAACGTCGCCCCCACGGGCTCGGCGGCTCGCTATCGGCTCAACAGCAACGATCCCCGGCTGCGCCTTTCCCTGTCCCCCGACGAGCTGCGGGCCCTTCGCCGCGCCGCACTGCTCGCTCGGCGGGCCGACCTCGCGGAGCATCTCGGGCTCCCCCACGACCCGGCGGCGAACGAGGGGGCGGACGGGTCCAACGGGGCCGACGTGGCGCTCTCCGGACACGACGACAGGCTCACGACGGTGTTGACCGCCGTACGCAGCCGGGCTCGCGTCGCCTTCCGCTACAACGGAACCTCGCGCGACGTGCACCCGTACGCGCTGCAGCGCCGCAACAACGACTGGTATCTGGAGGGCCGGGAAGTCGACGTCGAGCGCGTCAAGAAGTTCCTGGTCTCGCGCATGTCCTACCCCGAGGTGATCGATCCCGGCAGCGCCGAGACACCGCGCACGGTCCAGCACGTGGGTCTGCACCCCATGACCTGGCTTGTGGACGAGCCTGTCGATGTCGTCGTCCGTTGCCGAACGGACTTCCGTGACGACGTCACCCGACTGCTCAACGAGCCGGACAACGAGACGACGGTCGGCGACGAGGTCCGGCTGCACTACCGCGTCACCCACCGGGCGGCTCTGCGTACGCGACTGCTCGAGCTCGGCCCACGCGTCACCGGCGTCGAAGGCTTCGACAACCATCTCGCCCAGCTCCGCGCCGTGGTGTCGGGGAGCGGTCGCTGA
- a CDS encoding GIY-YIG nuclease family protein produces MADYYVYLLVDAEDSEDPGEVFYVGKGRGTRAAHHLLEYLQAVQEGRDGQAALRQAGADPDQAQLSDDDAACAAVAEESEKVARIRAAHEAGREVRIDFLRTGLSNDGAYDVEAAVIDAIGLNKLANKVHGHHHERVPVMAAMKVLNADDVDIVDPGFLVSISGVWGGGNPLAGLLGASSEAVWENARQSWAVGEDRRKDIRKAAASKPLILVAVAKGRRSLQGGIVLGVWEIVDTDEASDRPGPNGARVKGWAFVEAPESDRVKALREKYVGKRSTTRPQPGPVAVGTGTS; encoded by the coding sequence ATGGCTGACTACTACGTGTACCTACTTGTGGACGCCGAAGATTCCGAGGACCCCGGCGAGGTTTTCTACGTGGGCAAGGGTCGGGGGACGCGTGCGGCGCATCACCTGCTCGAGTATCTGCAGGCAGTGCAGGAGGGCCGTGACGGTCAGGCTGCACTGAGGCAGGCAGGCGCCGACCCGGATCAGGCGCAACTTTCGGACGACGACGCCGCGTGCGCCGCAGTCGCGGAGGAATCAGAGAAAGTCGCACGCATCCGAGCCGCACATGAGGCAGGCCGCGAAGTCCGAATCGACTTTTTACGGACCGGTCTCTCCAACGACGGCGCCTACGACGTCGAGGCTGCTGTCATCGACGCCATCGGTCTCAACAAACTGGCGAACAAGGTGCACGGCCACCACCACGAGCGTGTGCCGGTAATGGCGGCCATGAAGGTGCTTAACGCAGACGATGTCGACATCGTTGACCCCGGATTTCTGGTGTCGATCTCTGGTGTATGGGGAGGAGGCAACCCGCTCGCTGGGCTCCTTGGAGCCTCATCAGAGGCAGTCTGGGAGAACGCACGTCAGTCATGGGCGGTCGGCGAAGACCGGCGCAAGGACATCCGCAAGGCCGCAGCGTCTAAGCCGCTCATTCTTGTTGCGGTCGCCAAGGGTAGAAGAAGTTTGCAGGGCGGCATTGTGCTCGGTGTGTGGGAGATCGTCGACACCGACGAGGCGTCCGACCGCCCGGGACCAAACGGAGCGCGAGTGAAGGGCTGGGCTTTCGTTGAGGCGCCTGAGTCCGACCGAGTGAAGGCGCTGCGCGAGAAGTACGTGGGCAAGCGCTCGACGACTCGGCCTCAGCCGGGACCCGTCGCTGTTGGGACGGGCACTAGCTGA
- a CDS encoding sigma-70 family RNA polymerase sigma factor: MTTCELMSEPVDPATVLSDARRIARVRLRGVAVNDADDIAQEAVVRYLERWHGQAPDNPAAWLETTIARLVIDRGRRVKRRPGDEPAVQVFDDLVASMRSQEYASLVPVQEALIQRVLALVSDADAAILRLRLLQGLTAAEAADDLGLSVAAVEQRTKRARDRLRAALQARPQVLEELRSGHPSVYAVT; the protein is encoded by the coding sequence ATGACGACCTGTGAACTCATGAGCGAACCCGTGGACCCTGCGACGGTCCTCTCCGACGCACGCCGGATCGCCCGCGTGCGGCTGCGCGGCGTCGCCGTGAACGACGCCGACGACATCGCCCAGGAGGCGGTGGTGCGCTACCTGGAACGTTGGCACGGCCAGGCGCCGGACAACCCGGCGGCCTGGCTGGAGACCACGATCGCCAGGCTCGTGATCGATCGCGGACGACGGGTCAAGCGCCGACCGGGCGACGAGCCGGCCGTGCAGGTCTTCGACGACCTGGTCGCGTCGATGCGGTCCCAGGAGTACGCCTCCCTCGTGCCCGTGCAGGAGGCGCTGATTCAGCGCGTGCTCGCGTTGGTGAGCGATGCGGACGCGGCGATCCTCCGTCTGCGCCTGCTTCAGGGACTCACTGCGGCGGAGGCCGCTGACGACCTCGGTCTGTCAGTCGCCGCCGTCGAGCAGCGTACGAAGCGGGCGCGCGACCGGCTGAGGGCCGCGCTGCAGGCACGACCGCAGGTCCTTGAGGAGCTTCGGTCTGGGCACCCGTCTGTGTACGCCGTGACCTGA
- a CDS encoding VWA domain-containing protein produces the protein MKMSALLDVNVVAHETADEVNVLLELQAPESSGAERPPASLQVVLDRSGSMSGPPLAGAKRALVDLVRRLESTDNFGLVTFDNEAQVVVASGPLGDHEAVIDAIMRVRPGGSTDLGAGYLRGLRELRRVAAAGGTLLVVSDGHVNQGMADAGEFGGVASRAARDRVVTSTLGYGRHYDETILAALSRGGNGNHVFAEDPDAASAAIAGEVDGLLDKVAQGVTLTVSLEDSVAFMRLYNDLPAHQLADGSIMIELGDLYAAESRKLLLALSVPELSSLGLATVAELELAYVELPGLVEQTVLQPIAVNVVPGDEAAGRVAHPVVRSEVLFQEAQASKKKASESFEVGDLDAGTTHLADAKARLTDALDGAPNEVAPDLARELDEVTAMEGQTRFEDTAFLSKMTRESHHRMNRKRGRTERPSGHGEGDRA, from the coding sequence ATGAAGATGTCCGCCCTTCTCGACGTGAACGTCGTGGCCCACGAGACCGCCGACGAGGTCAACGTGCTTCTCGAGCTGCAGGCACCCGAGTCATCAGGTGCCGAGCGTCCGCCGGCCTCGCTGCAGGTCGTGCTCGACCGCAGCGGCTCCATGAGCGGTCCGCCGCTCGCAGGAGCGAAGCGCGCACTCGTCGACCTCGTACGCCGTCTGGAGTCGACCGACAACTTCGGTCTCGTCACCTTCGACAACGAGGCGCAGGTCGTCGTGGCATCCGGGCCTCTCGGCGACCACGAGGCCGTCATCGACGCGATCATGCGCGTGCGTCCCGGCGGTTCGACCGACCTGGGCGCCGGCTACCTCCGCGGCCTGCGGGAGCTTCGCCGGGTGGCTGCGGCCGGCGGGACGCTGCTCGTCGTCTCGGACGGGCACGTCAACCAGGGGATGGCCGATGCGGGCGAGTTCGGCGGCGTGGCGTCACGGGCTGCAAGGGACCGGGTCGTGACCTCCACGCTCGGCTACGGCCGCCACTACGACGAGACGATCCTGGCCGCGCTGAGTCGCGGAGGCAACGGCAACCACGTGTTCGCAGAGGACCCCGACGCGGCTTCGGCCGCCATCGCCGGTGAGGTCGACGGCCTCCTCGACAAGGTCGCGCAGGGCGTCACGCTCACCGTGTCGCTGGAGGACTCCGTCGCCTTCATGCGGCTCTACAACGATCTTCCTGCGCACCAGTTGGCGGACGGCTCGATCATGATCGAGCTCGGCGACCTCTATGCCGCCGAGTCGCGGAAGCTGCTGCTGGCGTTGAGCGTGCCGGAGCTCTCCTCACTCGGTCTCGCGACGGTCGCCGAGCTCGAGCTCGCGTACGTCGAGCTGCCGGGTCTCGTCGAGCAGACGGTGCTGCAGCCGATCGCGGTGAATGTGGTCCCGGGGGACGAGGCCGCGGGCCGCGTTGCGCATCCGGTCGTACGTTCCGAGGTGCTGTTCCAGGAGGCGCAGGCGTCGAAGAAGAAGGCGTCGGAGTCCTTCGAGGTGGGCGACCTCGACGCCGGCACGACGCATCTCGCCGATGCGAAGGCGCGGCTCACCGACGCGCTGGACGGCGCCCCGAACGAGGTTGCACCGGATCTCGCCCGTGAGCTTGACGAGGTGACCGCCATGGAGGGTCAAACGCGCTTCGAGGACACGGCCTTCTTGTCGAAGATGACCCGTGAGTCGCACCATCGTATGAACCGCAAGCGTGGGCGTACTGAGCGTCCCAGCGGACATGGCGAAGGAGACCGCGCATGA
- a CDS encoding ADP-ribosylglycohydrolase family protein — translation MRLITTQTDRAAGVILGAAAGDALGVPYEFATPPPPGTDAEMRGGGLGGFTPGEWSDDTAMAVAIARVAATGADLTTEAALDQIADGFLGWLGDGPADIGIQTSAVLRATARRLGAGERGAARLMREEAAAYAASHPKSAGNGALMRTAPVALTSLDDRDHLAVAARAVAELTHADPLAGDSCVLWSEAIRVAVLEERIDVRAGLDLLPDERRDQWSAWIDEALATPTTHQEAPGRQFTPNGFTVTALQAAVAAIAHTSVPPEAPERGSFACLHLQHALHAAVRIGDDTDTVAAIAGGLLGARWGAGAVPWTWRRAVHGWPGPGHGGDGRDLVAYATLTVRGGAPDAKGWPTAGHVDYADRAFSTVVPHPYDRGVLLGTHRSTGHGADTVVSMCRVGREQTCFDEATEVIESRLIDSEDPADNPHLGFLLADAADAVRGLRAEGKTVLLHCVAAHQRTPSVAVAYATLLGHDPEQAQRDVLDVLPGARGRGRVWAAAARVPQGSRG, via the coding sequence ATGAGACTCATCACCACGCAGACCGACCGCGCCGCCGGCGTCATCCTCGGTGCTGCTGCCGGCGACGCGCTCGGCGTCCCGTACGAGTTCGCCACCCCACCCCCTCCCGGCACCGACGCCGAGATGCGCGGCGGCGGACTCGGCGGCTTCACGCCGGGGGAGTGGAGCGACGACACCGCGATGGCCGTCGCTATCGCCCGCGTCGCCGCCACCGGAGCCGACCTCACCACCGAGGCCGCTCTCGACCAGATCGCCGACGGCTTCCTCGGCTGGCTGGGCGACGGACCCGCCGACATCGGCATCCAGACCTCAGCCGTGCTGCGCGCCACCGCCCGCCGTCTCGGGGCGGGCGAGCGGGGCGCGGCACGGCTGATGCGGGAGGAGGCCGCCGCGTACGCCGCGTCCCACCCCAAGTCCGCCGGCAACGGTGCGCTGATGCGTACGGCCCCTGTCGCACTCACCTCGCTGGACGACCGTGACCACCTGGCCGTCGCGGCTCGTGCGGTCGCCGAGCTCACCCACGCCGACCCGCTCGCAGGCGACTCGTGCGTGCTGTGGAGCGAGGCCATCCGTGTCGCTGTGCTCGAGGAGCGCATCGATGTACGTGCCGGGCTCGACCTCCTTCCCGACGAACGGCGAGACCAGTGGTCGGCGTGGATCGACGAGGCTCTCGCAACGCCGACGACCCACCAGGAGGCGCCGGGGCGACAGTTCACCCCGAACGGCTTCACCGTTACCGCCCTGCAGGCCGCGGTAGCCGCGATCGCCCACACGTCCGTGCCGCCCGAGGCCCCCGAGCGGGGAAGCTTCGCCTGCCTCCACCTGCAGCACGCGCTGCACGCGGCCGTACGCATCGGCGACGACACCGACACCGTCGCCGCAATAGCCGGGGGGCTTCTCGGGGCCCGCTGGGGTGCCGGCGCGGTGCCATGGACATGGCGCCGCGCCGTGCACGGGTGGCCCGGCCCCGGACACGGAGGGGACGGTCGCGACCTCGTCGCGTACGCCACGCTCACCGTCCGCGGCGGCGCGCCGGATGCCAAGGGCTGGCCGACCGCTGGTCACGTCGACTACGCCGACCGCGCGTTCTCGACCGTCGTCCCGCACCCGTACGACCGCGGCGTGCTGCTCGGCACCCACCGCTCCACCGGTCACGGAGCCGACACGGTCGTCTCGATGTGCCGCGTGGGTCGCGAGCAGACCTGCTTCGACGAGGCCACCGAGGTGATCGAGTCCCGACTCATAGACAGCGAGGACCCGGCAGACAACCCCCACCTCGGGTTCCTGCTTGCCGACGCGGCCGACGCCGTCCGAGGCCTCCGAGCCGAGGGAAAGACCGTGCTGCTCCACTGCGTCGCCGCGCATCAACGCACGCCGAGCGTCGCGGTCGCGTACGCCACCCTCCTCGGTCACGATCCCGAGCAGGCGCAGCGTGACGTCTTGGACGTCCTGCCCGGCGCCCGCGGTCGCGGTCGCGTCTGGGCGGCGGCGGCACGCGTCCCGCAGGGCTCTCGTGGCTGA
- a CDS encoding DUF433 domain-containing protein produces MTESLLDRAIYSYADVDRLIGLGGGTARRWLEGYERLGRFYDPILRPEPTGSDSVTWGEMVEARLLAEFRGRKVPVQNMRPAMVRLRSEFGRYPLAMASPFLDVEARKLVQTVQDDVSLAREQQLVVVADGQYVLSGATERFTACVEYDETGVAGILKPEQRTPLVSMDPRRTFGQPAMRSVRTEAIAEDFRAGTSRDRIADLYDLTPEQVDQAIRFELIAGGERAA; encoded by the coding sequence ATGACCGAATCGCTGCTCGATCGCGCGATCTACAGCTACGCCGACGTGGATCGCCTGATCGGCTTGGGCGGCGGAACAGCTCGTCGCTGGCTCGAGGGCTACGAGCGCCTCGGGCGCTTCTACGACCCCATCCTTCGCCCGGAGCCGACCGGCTCAGACTCCGTGACGTGGGGCGAGATGGTGGAGGCGCGCCTGCTTGCCGAATTCCGCGGGCGCAAGGTGCCGGTGCAGAACATGCGACCAGCCATGGTGCGACTGCGCTCCGAGTTCGGGCGCTATCCGCTCGCCATGGCGAGTCCGTTCCTCGATGTCGAGGCGCGCAAGCTCGTCCAGACCGTGCAGGACGACGTGAGCCTCGCTCGCGAGCAGCAGCTGGTTGTCGTCGCAGACGGGCAGTACGTGCTCTCGGGGGCCACCGAGCGATTCACGGCCTGCGTCGAGTACGACGAGACAGGCGTTGCAGGAATCTTGAAGCCAGAACAGCGCACCCCGCTGGTTTCCATGGATCCCCGACGCACCTTCGGGCAGCCCGCCATGCGCAGCGTACGTACCGAAGCGATCGCCGAGGACTTCCGCGCTGGCACCAGCAGGGACCGGATCGCTGACCTGTACGACCTCACCCCGGAACAGGTCGACCAGGCGATCCGTTTCGAACTGATCGCTGGTGGCGAACGAGCCGCCTGA
- a CDS encoding PHP domain-containing protein — translation MRIDLHTHSNISDGSDDPAELVRKAAATGLDVVALTDHDTVDGWDEALEAGQRHGITVVTGIEFSVTDLGSGRHLLGYLVDPRHERIAEILGRAASSRADRIDALFPRLSELGLSVDEQRVRASGEGIPSRKHVAKAMVEAGHVADEDEAFAEWLNEGKPAYVERYRPDIVDAIAAIREAGGVSVIAHPRDTRRGPGVDDERLAELAGAGLDGVEVDHQAHSPDVRGALRDVTDRLGLVVTGSSDYHGTRKTDHDLGCNLTAPDQGRALLGDLIPLTNG, via the coding sequence ATGCGCATCGACCTGCACACCCACTCCAACATCAGCGACGGCAGCGACGACCCGGCCGAGCTCGTACGCAAGGCAGCCGCGACCGGCCTCGACGTCGTCGCGCTGACCGACCACGACACCGTCGACGGGTGGGACGAGGCGCTCGAGGCAGGGCAGCGGCACGGCATCACCGTCGTGACCGGCATCGAGTTCTCGGTGACCGACCTCGGCAGCGGACGGCACCTGCTCGGCTACCTCGTCGATCCACGGCACGAGCGCATCGCCGAGATCCTCGGCCGTGCGGCGAGCTCGCGCGCCGACCGCATCGACGCTCTCTTCCCACGGTTGTCGGAGCTCGGTTTGTCCGTCGACGAGCAACGCGTACGCGCCTCAGGCGAGGGCATCCCCAGCCGCAAGCACGTCGCCAAGGCGATGGTCGAGGCCGGCCACGTCGCCGACGAGGACGAGGCGTTCGCCGAGTGGCTCAACGAAGGCAAGCCCGCGTACGTCGAGCGCTACCGCCCCGACATCGTCGATGCCATCGCCGCCATCCGTGAGGCCGGGGGAGTGTCGGTGATCGCCCACCCCCGTGACACCAGGCGCGGGCCGGGAGTCGACGACGAGCGACTCGCAGAACTCGCCGGGGCCGGGCTCGACGGAGTCGAGGTCGACCACCAGGCGCACTCACCTGATGTGCGTGGAGCGTTGCGCGACGTCACCGACCGACTCGGCCTCGTCGTCACCGGCTCCAGCGACTACCACGGCACCCGCAAGACCGACCACGACCTCGGCTGCAACCTGACCGCACCCGACCAGGGGCGGGCACTCCTGGGCGACCTGATTCCCCTCACGAACGGATGA
- a CDS encoding HD domain-containing protein — MTDSHAGLAAIARAFAIGAHAGQVDKAGNPYRGHVERVAGRVAAAGYGEEQQAAAWLHDTIEDCPGIDAALLAEVGFSPDVAAAVEALTKRPATDEQPKEEHLDAVRRACADPIAKVVKAADVADNSDPARLSVLPDDLRERLTEKYTRARALLDELGAPRFDGTSA, encoded by the coding sequence ATGACTGACTCACACGCCGGCCTCGCCGCGATCGCCCGCGCATTCGCCATCGGTGCGCACGCCGGGCAGGTCGACAAGGCAGGCAATCCGTACCGCGGCCATGTCGAGCGCGTCGCGGGGAGAGTCGCGGCGGCCGGCTACGGCGAGGAGCAACAGGCCGCCGCCTGGCTGCACGACACGATCGAGGACTGCCCCGGGATCGACGCCGCGCTTCTCGCCGAGGTCGGGTTCAGCCCGGACGTCGCGGCCGCGGTCGAGGCGCTGACCAAACGACCTGCCACGGACGAGCAGCCGAAGGAGGAGCACCTCGACGCTGTGCGCCGAGCGTGCGCAGATCCCATCGCCAAGGTCGTCAAGGCTGCTGATGTCGCCGACAACAGCGACCCGGCACGACTGAGCGTCTTGCCGGACGATCTGCGGGAGCGTCTCACCGAGAAATACACCCGGGCGCGTGCTCTGCTCGATGAGCTCGGTGCCCCGCGCTTCGACGGCACCTCGGCGTGA
- a CDS encoding HipA domain-containing protein yields the protein MSTAPGEEPAPAASRMESLKAVERADVYKGDSLAAHLTRTADGRIEFAYATEWVTAGGEPVASTLPVSPDPVVVGGGAVPAFFAGLLPEGRRLAALRRSVKTSADDELSLLLAVGGDTVGDVRVVPSGAGLQTVAPRLDVSHPAELSFRELLRDVGIRVDRVGLPGVQDKVSAAMLNVPVRSAHAQLLLKLDPPEFAHLVENEMFFLRAAGGAGIRTVDARVITDAEGLPGLAVTRFDRVSRTDSPGAIALAVEDGCQALGLPPSEKYRVSTERLLSALCRLCEAPVVAAAEFLAQVAYAFLTGNGDAHAKNFSVMRDLDGRWQPAPAYDLPSSFFYGDHTMALSIDGRSDGDIAGSRFVALGSALGVRPAAAQKILRRVAASADAWVDTLEELPFDEARRRKFARVVRHRQGIMTRF from the coding sequence GTGAGCACGGCCCCTGGCGAGGAGCCCGCGCCAGCGGCGTCGCGGATGGAGTCGCTCAAGGCCGTCGAGCGAGCGGACGTCTACAAGGGCGACAGCCTGGCGGCGCACCTGACGCGGACGGCGGACGGTCGCATCGAGTTCGCGTACGCCACTGAGTGGGTGACCGCCGGCGGCGAGCCGGTGGCGAGCACGCTGCCGGTCTCTCCGGATCCGGTCGTGGTCGGCGGGGGCGCCGTGCCCGCGTTCTTCGCCGGGTTGCTGCCCGAGGGTCGGCGTCTGGCAGCCCTCCGGCGCAGTGTGAAGACATCGGCCGACGATGAGCTCAGTCTTCTTCTGGCGGTGGGTGGGGACACGGTCGGCGATGTACGCGTGGTGCCGTCGGGAGCCGGCCTGCAGACGGTGGCGCCGCGCCTGGACGTCTCGCACCCCGCGGAGCTCAGTTTTCGCGAGCTCCTGAGAGACGTGGGCATCCGGGTCGACCGGGTCGGGCTGCCGGGCGTGCAGGACAAGGTCAGCGCCGCCATGCTCAACGTGCCCGTTCGCTCGGCCCACGCGCAGTTGCTGCTCAAGCTGGACCCGCCGGAGTTTGCGCATCTTGTCGAGAACGAGATGTTCTTCCTCCGCGCCGCGGGTGGGGCCGGCATCCGCACGGTCGATGCGAGGGTCATCACGGATGCCGAAGGACTGCCCGGACTCGCGGTCACGCGCTTCGACCGCGTCTCCCGGACCGACTCCCCGGGAGCGATCGCACTGGCGGTCGAAGACGGATGCCAGGCGCTGGGGTTGCCGCCGTCGGAGAAGTACCGCGTGTCGACCGAGCGGCTCCTTTCCGCGCTGTGCCGACTCTGCGAGGCGCCGGTCGTGGCAGCCGCAGAGTTCCTGGCGCAGGTGGCGTACGCGTTCCTGACGGGCAACGGCGACGCGCACGCCAAGAACTTCTCCGTCATGCGGGACCTCGACGGCCGCTGGCAGCCGGCTCCTGCGTACGACCTGCCGAGCTCGTTCTTCTACGGCGATCACACGATGGCTCTGAGCATCGACGGTCGGAGCGACGGCGACATCGCGGGGTCCCGTTTCGTCGCACTCGGATCGGCGTTGGGCGTGCGGCCGGCAGCCGCCCAGAAGATCCTGCGGCGCGTCGCCGCGTCAGCTGACGCGTGGGTCGACACGCTCGAGGAACTGCCGTTTGACGAGGCGCGGCGTCGGAAGTTCGCCAGGGTCGTGCGTCATCGGCAGGGGATCATGACACGCTTCTGA
- a CDS encoding helix-turn-helix domain-containing protein yields the protein MALQRRSTKTPSQRSAAYGPLAAVLATRRQELDLSQQDLADLAGVARGSVIAAESGRPITNESLLALLDVLGLHLQVSRGRTPGGYAVSTELAGRYGLDAADDTDDVSPESR from the coding sequence GTGGCGCTGCAACGCCGATCAACCAAGACGCCGTCCCAACGATCGGCCGCGTACGGCCCTCTCGCTGCCGTGCTCGCCACGCGACGGCAGGAGCTCGACCTCAGTCAGCAGGACCTCGCGGATCTTGCCGGCGTGGCGCGCGGCTCGGTGATCGCCGCCGAATCCGGAAGGCCGATCACGAACGAGAGCCTCCTGGCACTGCTGGACGTCCTGGGTCTGCATCTGCAGGTCTCCCGCGGACGGACACCGGGGGGGTACGCCGTGAGCACGGAACTGGCGGGCCGCTACGGCCTCGATGCCGCCGACGACACGGACGACGTCTCCCCGGAGTCCCGGTGA